A single genomic interval of Leptospirales bacterium harbors:
- a CDS encoding deoxyguanosinetriphosphate triphosphohydrolase, giving the protein MEWRPVNQLEASMDGRLHPAACLHRESGGRLHAEPDHSYRSCFQRDRDRLIHSKAFRRLGYKTQVFVNSAGDNYRTRLTHSLEVAQISRSICGGLGLNADFAEAIALAHDLGHAPFGHSGQDILNHLMQGHGGFEHNSQSLRLVTALESRYLQFEGLNLCRATLMGMMKRPHVYDCDPTLLPLLELRAQRQPALEASLADHCDRIAYIHHDLEDGLDAGLLNLEMLEDLPLWREARFAVQAADTTSYQRARPPLRIRSILRYMMDRAISDLMSETESRLAALPGASAASIQQLPAADYPVRYSAAMRQGLAELQRFLFERLYRSPRVMQMSRRGERIVEFLFQEYCARPRLMPEHYQQRMEAAGLERSVSDYISGMTDRYAELQFQGLSGRTQP; this is encoded by the coding sequence ATGGAATGGCGTCCTGTGAATCAGCTGGAAGCATCGATGGACGGCCGCTTGCATCCGGCGGCCTGCCTGCACCGCGAAAGCGGCGGCCGCCTGCATGCCGAGCCCGATCATTCCTATCGCAGTTGCTTTCAGCGCGATCGCGATCGTCTGATTCACAGCAAGGCCTTTCGCAGATTGGGTTATAAGACTCAGGTATTTGTTAATTCGGCTGGCGATAACTATCGCACCAGGCTCACCCATTCGCTGGAAGTGGCGCAGATCAGTCGTTCCATTTGCGGCGGTCTGGGCCTGAATGCTGATTTTGCCGAGGCCATTGCCCTGGCGCACGACCTGGGACACGCGCCCTTCGGGCACAGCGGACAGGATATTCTAAACCATCTGATGCAGGGACATGGCGGCTTTGAACACAACAGCCAGAGCTTGCGCCTGGTGACAGCCCTCGAATCCCGCTACCTGCAATTTGAGGGCTTGAATCTTTGCCGCGCCACGCTAATGGGCATGATGAAGCGGCCGCACGTCTATGATTGTGATCCAACGCTCCTGCCGCTGCTGGAGTTGCGAGCGCAACGGCAGCCGGCGCTGGAAGCCTCGCTGGCCGACCATTGTGATCGCATAGCGTATATCCATCATGATCTGGAGGACGGGCTGGATGCAGGGTTGCTGAATCTGGAAATGCTGGAAGATCTCCCGCTCTGGCGCGAGGCGCGCTTTGCCGTGCAAGCAGCTGACACGACGAGCTATCAGCGTGCACGGCCGCCGTTGCGAATCCGGTCCATTTTGCGCTATATGATGGATCGAGCGATCAGTGATTTAATGAGTGAAACGGAGTCGCGGCTGGCGGCGCTGCCGGGGGCCAGTGCGGCGTCAATCCAGCAGCTCCCGGCCGCGGACTATCCGGTGCGTTACAGCGCTGCCATGCGCCAGGGGCTGGCCGAATTGCAACGTTTCCTTTTTGAGCGGCTCTATCGCAGCCCGCGTGTCATGCAGATGTCGCGCCGTGGCGAACGCATCGTCGAGTTCTTATTTCAAGAGTACTGTGCGCGTCCGCGTTTGATGCCTGAACACTACCAGCAGCGCATGGAGGCAGCCGGGCTGGAGCGCAGCGTGAGCGACTATATTTCGGGCATGACCGATCGCTATGCCGAGTTGCAGTTTCAAGGCCTCTCCGGGCGCACACAGCCTTGA
- a CDS encoding response regulator — protein MKRLLLVDDNDKYARLLTEYFEPLGYRCERAVDAASGWQMLQSQGPEAYQVLVTDITMESQLAGVYMLRRFQKAGFRGTVVVASTGFDAPGGMPLSRLVLRFCGVHFLIPKTTVLASAPLFYPIAFFSSPLRNFVEAAASNRETRA, from the coding sequence ATGAAGCGCCTCTTGCTGGTTGATGATAACGACAAGTATGCTCGTCTGCTGACCGAGTACTTTGAACCCCTGGGCTATCGCTGCGAGCGGGCCGTTGATGCCGCCAGCGGCTGGCAAATGCTGCAGTCGCAGGGGCCGGAGGCCTACCAGGTGCTGGTCACTGATATCACCATGGAGTCGCAGCTGGCCGGGGTTTACATGCTGCGCAGGTTCCAGAAAGCGGGCTTCCGCGGCACAGTAGTAGTTGCCTCTACAGGTTTTGATGCGCCAGGCGGCATGCCCCTATCCCGGCTGGTCTTGCGCTTTTGCGGCGTCCATTTTCTGATCCCGAAAACTACGGTGCTGGCCAGCGCCCCACTCTTCTATCCCATAGCCTTTTTTTCCAGCCCGCTCCGAAATTTTGTAGAAGCTGCCGCTTCGAACCGCGAGACCCGGGCCTGA
- a CDS encoding tetratricopeptide repeat protein: protein MKHYLPVRISRVAAMALLALGCGPSIPIRFPQFPDQTGSQLRTVTEGRRNVGIVAAESSRGDSGYSGGDWTATMEAALTNQISERGYFNLVDISSRKERLRELAYTQSGMTAESLQIGRELQINLLLIVRPTSRPKVECRVEQRTDYAGSALALASAAASGNSNNAGLQKKPTGVLSLTVYVQGILVNVETGRTLSYANSEPFVLAADVGDSSCPSQLEAFDGALQLAARNIASRLSPEVVTVNVPLLADTDELNGPNTDRVQGWLEAGNEWAESENFEQAAKSWQRALNESDGESVSALWNLAVYAWYSGDYDRAEQYFEKALDGAGPSWLDGAKRRLISQFREQKSLERGGPQR, encoded by the coding sequence ATGAAACACTATCTTCCTGTGCGCATCTCCCGCGTGGCAGCAATGGCCCTTCTGGCGCTGGGTTGCGGGCCATCGATCCCCATTCGTTTCCCGCAATTTCCGGATCAGACCGGCAGCCAGTTGCGGACTGTAACCGAGGGTCGCCGTAACGTTGGCATTGTGGCCGCGGAATCCTCCCGCGGCGATAGCGGCTATTCCGGCGGCGACTGGACAGCAACGATGGAGGCGGCCCTGACCAATCAGATTTCCGAACGCGGCTACTTCAACCTCGTCGACATCAGCTCGCGTAAGGAACGATTGCGCGAGCTGGCTTACACCCAGAGCGGCATGACCGCCGAGTCATTGCAGATTGGGCGGGAGCTGCAGATCAATTTGCTGCTCATTGTTCGCCCCACTTCGCGTCCCAAGGTTGAGTGCCGCGTTGAGCAACGCACAGACTATGCTGGTTCGGCGCTGGCGCTTGCTTCCGCTGCGGCCTCGGGCAACAGCAACAATGCCGGTCTTCAGAAGAAACCGACCGGCGTTCTCTCGCTCACTGTCTACGTGCAGGGCATTCTGGTGAACGTCGAAACCGGTCGGACGCTCAGCTACGCTAATAGCGAACCCTTTGTTCTGGCGGCCGATGTTGGCGATTCAAGCTGCCCATCGCAGCTGGAGGCCTTTGACGGCGCCTTGCAACTTGCGGCGCGCAATATCGCCTCGCGGCTTTCGCCAGAGGTGGTCACGGTCAACGTGCCGCTGCTGGCCGACACGGACGAACTCAATGGACCCAATACCGACCGAGTGCAGGGCTGGTTGGAAGCAGGCAATGAGTGGGCTGAATCCGAAAACTTTGAACAGGCTGCAAAAAGCTGGCAGCGTGCGCTGAATGAAAGCGACGGAGAATCGGTTTCAGCGCTCTGGAATCTGGCCGTATACGCCTGGTATTCTGGCGACTATGATCGCGCCGAGCAGTACTTTGAAAAGGCGCTGGATGGCGCCGGACCTTCCTGGTTGGACGGCGCCAAACGTCGTTTGATCTCGCAATTTCGCGAGCAGAAGTCGCTGGAGCGCGGCGGACCGCAGCGGTGA
- a CDS encoding ABC transporter ATP-binding protein/permease, translated as MRYRWRFTAGVLISFLSAALAGLSLTLFIPLFDALGARDDRFEMQFSREERRLLANAAHRQFVDMLFSPRGLDMIRQPNLAAMYTKAGVPDWTLINTEQRIDQAFATQALQNLTRDRITRSLPRTEGARLETIIKAKLWINEQGFAPREVVWYACLAFIPASLLKLGLLLACVRLIAGTGYKAVRDLRDELYRRVQRLKLTQFYSERSGELGSRIVNDVEIVAAVISSNLRDAITNLFIILTHLPLLALLNHKLLLVSLAAIPIMMSPITLFARKIRRSVDRSQSLLAGLNGHLQETISGMRVIRSAGAEGYEINRFSQVNHRFYWRTFKQMLYLKLGVYLVELNSVLVALAIMGAGAYYLDRTNFTQGEFMGFMLLMLSMIRPVIQLSGMFGKFQAGAAAGARIFNLMDREPENVDPPQPRALHRLHRSIRFHNVRFTYPGAEREVLHGIDLDIPVGSTVALVGESGSGKSTLMDLMARFFDPTHGRILVDGADIREFRIADHRSRIGIVTQEIFLFYGTIFQNIAYGSPNHNRREVVKAARLAYAHDFIKEFYEGYQTLVGNRGVALSGGQRQRIAIARALLRDPEILILDEATSALDAESERLVQQALERLFQNRTTFVIAHRLSTIENADRIIVLSEGRIADIGSHQELLARGGLYARLYEISKQGGAIGPAVSH; from the coding sequence CTGCGCTACCGCTGGCGCTTTACCGCCGGGGTGCTGATATCCTTTCTCAGCGCGGCGCTTGCTGGACTTTCGTTGACTCTGTTCATACCTTTGTTCGACGCCCTTGGCGCCCGCGATGACCGCTTTGAGATGCAGTTTTCGCGCGAGGAGCGGCGGCTGCTGGCCAATGCCGCCCACCGTCAATTTGTAGATATGCTATTTTCGCCGCGCGGCCTGGATATGATCCGGCAGCCAAATCTGGCGGCAATGTACACAAAAGCGGGCGTGCCGGATTGGACGCTGATCAATACCGAGCAACGCATCGACCAGGCCTTTGCGACGCAGGCGTTGCAGAACTTAACCCGTGATCGAATTACGCGCAGTTTGCCGCGGACCGAAGGAGCGCGGCTGGAAACAATTATCAAAGCTAAACTATGGATCAATGAACAGGGCTTCGCTCCGCGCGAGGTGGTATGGTATGCCTGTCTGGCATTCATTCCGGCCAGTTTGCTCAAACTTGGGCTGCTGCTGGCCTGCGTCCGACTGATTGCCGGCACCGGCTACAAGGCAGTACGCGATCTGCGCGATGAGCTCTACCGCCGCGTCCAGCGCTTGAAGCTTACGCAATTCTATTCGGAACGCAGCGGAGAACTTGGCAGCCGCATTGTGAATGATGTAGAGATTGTGGCCGCCGTCATTTCCAGTAACTTACGCGACGCGATCACTAACCTGTTCATCATTCTGACGCACCTGCCCCTGCTGGCCCTGTTGAATCATAAGTTGCTGCTGGTTTCGCTGGCTGCCATTCCGATCATGATGTCGCCGATTACCCTGTTTGCACGGAAGATCCGGCGTTCCGTGGACCGCAGCCAGTCCCTGCTGGCAGGATTGAACGGCCATCTGCAGGAGACCATCTCCGGCATGCGCGTGATCCGTTCGGCCGGCGCCGAGGGCTATGAGATCAATCGCTTCAGTCAGGTGAATCACCGCTTCTACTGGCGAACCTTCAAGCAGATGCTCTATCTGAAACTGGGCGTCTACCTGGTGGAGTTGAATTCGGTGCTGGTGGCTCTGGCGATCATGGGCGCCGGCGCCTACTATCTGGACCGAACGAACTTTACCCAGGGAGAATTTATGGGCTTTATGCTCTTGATGCTCTCTATGATACGACCGGTCATTCAGTTGAGCGGAATGTTTGGCAAGTTCCAGGCCGGTGCGGCCGCCGGCGCCCGGATATTCAATCTCATGGATCGCGAGCCAGAGAATGTCGATCCGCCCCAGCCGCGGGCGCTACACCGCTTGCACAGATCCATTCGCTTTCACAATGTTCGTTTTACCTATCCCGGAGCGGAGCGCGAGGTGCTGCACGGCATCGATCTGGACATTCCGGTTGGAAGCACGGTGGCGCTGGTAGGCGAAAGTGGCAGCGGCAAGTCGACGCTGATGGATTTGATGGCGCGATTTTTTGATCCGACCCACGGACGCATTCTGGTGGACGGCGCAGATATCCGTGAATTCAGGATCGCCGATCATCGCTCGCGTATTGGCATCGTTACCCAGGAGATCTTTCTTTTTTACGGAACCATATTTCAAAACATTGCCTACGGCTCTCCCAATCACAATCGACGCGAAGTCGTGAAGGCGGCGCGCCTCGCCTATGCCCACGATTTCATCAAGGAATTCTACGAGGGCTATCAGACGTTGGTCGGAAATCGCGGGGTCGCGTTGTCCGGCGGTCAGCGGCAGCGCATCGCCATTGCTCGCGCCTTGTTGCGCGACCCGGAAATACTGATCCTGGACGAGGCCACATCAGCTCTCGACGCTGAAAGCGAGCGCCTGGTACAGCAAGCGCTGGAACGACTTTTTCAGAACCGCACTACCTTTGTCATTGCTCATCGTCTCTCTACAATTGAGAATGCCGATCGCATCATCGTTCTCTCCGAAGGGCGCATCGCCGATATCGGCTCGCACCAGGAGTTGCTGGCGCGGGGCGGCTTGTATGCAAGGCTTTACGAGATCAGCAAACAGGGCGGAGCGATTGGCCCGGCTGTATCGCACTGA
- a CDS encoding SRPBCC domain-containing protein: protein MFRVTTPALSERLKDIEHEVTIRSTLPRVFDALTSSRVIDEWGGGPARVQARLNGRISLWDGEICGVIKEIEYPTRLVHTLREISWDENWLDSLVHWRLDETERGVRVRLLHTGLPNRRLREIHFEGWCEYFLGPMKSYLEG, encoded by the coding sequence ATGTTTCGAGTCACCACGCCGGCGCTATCCGAGCGCCTGAAAGACATAGAGCACGAGGTTACAATCCGCTCTACATTGCCGCGCGTGTTTGATGCGCTAACTTCCTCGCGCGTCATAGATGAATGGGGCGGGGGCCCAGCGCGGGTCCAGGCCCGTCTCAACGGTCGCATTTCGCTGTGGGACGGCGAAATCTGCGGCGTGATTAAGGAAATCGAGTATCCCACGCGACTGGTACACACCTTGCGCGAGATCAGCTGGGATGAAAACTGGTTGGATTCGCTGGTTCACTGGCGCCTGGATGAGACCGAGCGCGGCGTTCGCGTCCGCCTGCTGCATACGGGGCTTCCCAACCGACGTCTTCGTGAAATTCACTTTGAGGGATGGTGCGAGTATTT
- the crcB gene encoding fluoride efflux transporter CrcB, translated as MGPNIAAVAIGGAAGALARYATVLGAARWWGDGFPWGVLAANLMGSLAMGFLAALLGHLAIEWPALRLLILTGFLGGFTTFSSFSIDTFQMLERGAWGEALAYLAASVLGGVLLLWCGWRLAHKALS; from the coding sequence ATGGGCCCTAATATCGCAGCAGTAGCCATTGGCGGCGCAGCCGGCGCCCTGGCGCGCTACGCAACCGTTCTGGGAGCGGCGCGCTGGTGGGGAGATGGATTTCCGTGGGGGGTTCTTGCCGCTAATTTAATGGGCAGTCTGGCCATGGGCTTTTTGGCCGCCCTCCTTGGCCATCTGGCGATCGAATGGCCAGCGCTTCGTTTGTTGATCCTGACTGGATTCCTTGGCGGCTTTACTACCTTTTCCAGCTTCAGCATCGATACCTTTCAAATGCTGGAACGCGGCGCCTGGGGCGAGGCCCTTGCCTATCTGGCGGCCAGCGTGTTGGGCGGTGTCCTTCTATTGTGGTGCGGCTGGCGGCTGGCGCACAAGGCGCTCAGTTGA